One window from the genome of Alkalihalobacillus sp. LMS6 encodes:
- the mnmE gene encoding tRNA uridine-5-carboxymethylaminomethyl(34) synthesis GTPase MnmE, protein MNVDTIAAISTALGEGAIGIVRLSGDQAIDISDKLFKGTSKLNEVNTHTITYGHLVEGNDVIEEAMVTVMHGPKTYTRENIVEINCHGGLVSVNRVLQAALAHGARLAEPGEFTKRAFLNGRIDLSQAEGVMDLIRSKSDQAMNVAMRQVEGRLSGKIQQLRQQLLETVAAVEVNIDYPEYDAETMTQAIIQEKMVPVIEEIDKLLVTAKQGKVLREGLATAIIGRPNVGKSSLMNSLVHESKAIVTDIPGTTRDTLEEYVNVRGVPLRLIDTAGIRETEDIVEKIGVERSRKALKEAELILLVLNNSEALTIEDEALFEAVMDMDVVIIVNKTDQKQAIDLEKVYQYANGRPVVTTSLIHDEGVDQLEEAINQLFFAGDIEGQDLTYVSNARHIGLLNEAKRRAEEALQATEADVPVDLIQIDVTRTWELLGEIIGEDIQDSLIDQLFSQFCLGK, encoded by the coding sequence ATTAATGTGGATACAATCGCAGCAATATCAACAGCACTTGGTGAAGGAGCAATCGGGATTGTCCGGCTCAGCGGAGATCAAGCTATAGATATTAGTGATAAACTTTTTAAAGGCACATCAAAACTAAATGAAGTGAACACACACACCATTACTTATGGACATTTAGTAGAAGGAAATGACGTAATAGAAGAGGCCATGGTTACGGTGATGCATGGACCTAAGACCTATACACGTGAAAACATTGTTGAGATCAACTGTCATGGTGGGTTGGTTTCGGTTAACCGTGTTTTGCAAGCAGCGTTAGCACATGGAGCTCGATTGGCTGAGCCGGGAGAATTCACAAAACGTGCCTTCTTAAATGGTAGAATTGATTTGTCGCAAGCAGAGGGTGTTATGGATTTAATTCGATCTAAATCGGATCAAGCCATGAACGTAGCAATGCGCCAAGTGGAAGGGCGATTATCGGGAAAAATCCAGCAACTTCGACAGCAATTACTTGAAACAGTTGCTGCGGTGGAAGTAAACATTGATTACCCCGAATATGATGCGGAAACAATGACTCAAGCCATTATCCAAGAAAAGATGGTGCCTGTCATAGAGGAAATAGATAAATTGCTTGTCACAGCTAAACAGGGAAAAGTCTTACGTGAAGGACTGGCTACGGCGATCATTGGCAGGCCAAACGTGGGGAAATCATCGTTAATGAATAGCCTTGTTCATGAATCAAAAGCGATTGTGACAGATATACCAGGAACTACGCGAGACACACTAGAAGAGTATGTCAATGTACGTGGTGTGCCCCTTAGGCTAATTGATACAGCAGGCATACGTGAAACGGAAGACATTGTTGAAAAAATAGGTGTTGAACGATCCAGAAAAGCATTAAAAGAAGCTGAATTAATCTTGCTTGTATTAAATAATAGTGAAGCATTAACGATTGAAGATGAAGCACTTTTTGAAGCTGTTATGGATATGGATGTTGTGATCATTGTAAATAAAACAGATCAAAAACAAGCAATTGATTTAGAAAAAGTCTATCAATATGCTAACGGTCGCCCTGTCGTGACAACTTCTTTAATTCATGACGAAGGCGTTGATCAATTGGAAGAAGCCATTAATCAATTATTCTTTGCTGGCGACATTGAAGGACAAGATCTTACGTATGTGTCGAATGCAAGGCATATTGGTCTTTTAAATGAAGCCAAACGTCGAGCGGAAGAAGCTTTACAAGCGACAGAGGCCGATGTACCGGTTGATTTGATTCAAATTGATGTCACGCGCACATGGGAATTATTAGGTGAAATTATTGGAGAAGATATACAAGATAGCTTAATTGATCAATTGTTTTCTCAGTTTTGCTTAGGAAAATAA